Proteins from a genomic interval of Lelliottia amnigena:
- the mdtP gene encoding multidrug resistance outer membrane protein MdtQ, translating into MKRSIIFSLSLPLAFTIVACAPHHDTSASLAQFIPATKINTQLAQNSWPQNSWWKAYNDPQLDSLIAQAQADAPDMQIARQRIALAEAQAKLAAAAEGPQLDFSANAERQKMSAEGLMGPFATTDPAAGTTGPWYTNGTLGLTAGWDLDLWGKNRDRVEARIGKVNAQKAEMEQTRQLLASSVARLYWEWQTQNAMEQVLVAIKKEQGNIIGADRELYKNGITSSVEGVETDINASKTDERLAEVNGKMKTIEARLRALTHSSAIVLKPHSLPTVEASLPATLGYELLARRPDLQEAHWYIESSLSEVDAAKAAYYPDINLMAFLQQDALHLSDLFRSSAQQMGVTAGLTLPIFDSGRLNASLDIVQAQSNLSVANYNKAVIDAVNQVEHAASEVETLMHKNQQQQHVEADAARVVALAQARFNAGIIAGSRVSEAKIPALQERIAGLALKGQYVDATLQLTAALGGGYHQS; encoded by the coding sequence ATGAAACGTTCAATTATTTTCTCTTTAAGCTTGCCTCTCGCTTTCACGATTGTCGCGTGTGCTCCGCATCACGACACGTCGGCATCGCTGGCGCAGTTTATTCCGGCAACAAAAATCAACACTCAGCTGGCGCAAAACTCGTGGCCACAAAACTCGTGGTGGAAAGCGTACAACGACCCACAGCTGGATTCGCTGATCGCTCAGGCTCAGGCCGATGCACCGGATATGCAGATTGCGCGTCAACGCATTGCGCTGGCGGAGGCACAGGCAAAGCTGGCCGCAGCGGCGGAGGGTCCTCAGCTTGATTTCTCTGCGAATGCCGAGCGGCAAAAAATGTCGGCAGAAGGATTAATGGGGCCCTTTGCCACTACCGACCCGGCCGCAGGCACGACGGGCCCGTGGTACACCAACGGTACGCTTGGCTTAACCGCCGGATGGGATTTGGATCTGTGGGGGAAAAATCGCGATCGGGTTGAGGCTCGCATTGGCAAAGTGAATGCGCAGAAAGCCGAGATGGAACAAACCCGGCAATTGCTCGCGAGCAGCGTTGCCCGCCTTTACTGGGAGTGGCAGACGCAGAACGCGATGGAACAGGTACTGGTGGCGATCAAAAAAGAGCAAGGCAATATCATTGGTGCCGATCGCGAGCTGTATAAGAACGGCATCACGTCGTCCGTGGAAGGGGTGGAGACAGACATTAACGCCAGTAAAACGGATGAACGCCTGGCGGAAGTGAACGGCAAAATGAAAACCATTGAAGCCCGCCTGCGGGCTCTCACCCACTCTTCAGCAATCGTATTAAAACCGCACTCACTGCCGACGGTGGAGGCCTCTCTGCCTGCGACGCTGGGCTATGAACTGCTGGCCCGCCGTCCCGATCTTCAGGAGGCGCACTGGTATATCGAATCGTCGCTCAGTGAAGTTGATGCCGCAAAGGCGGCCTATTACCCAGATATAAATTTGATGGCCTTCCTGCAACAGGATGCGCTGCACTTAAGCGATTTATTTCGTTCATCAGCACAGCAAATGGGCGTCACGGCCGGGCTGACGCTGCCGATTTTCGACAGCGGCAGGCTCAACGCCAGTCTGGATATCGTCCAGGCGCAAAGTAATCTGAGCGTGGCAAATTACAATAAGGCCGTGATTGACGCGGTAAATCAGGTTGAACATGCCGCCAGTGAAGTCGAAACACTGATGCACAAAAATCAGCAACAGCAACATGTCGAAGCCGATGCCGCGCGCGTGGTTGCGCTCGCGCAGGCCCGTTTTAACGCCGGGATCATTGCCGGGTCGCGCGTCAGCGAAGCGAAGATCCCGGCGTTGCAGGAGCGCATCGCCGGTCTGGCGCTGAAGGGGCAATATGTCGATGCGACGCTTCAACTGACGGCGGCACTGGGCGGCGGTTATCACCAGAGTTAA
- the bglH_1 gene encoding glycoside hydrolase family protein — MKTFPKTFLWGGAVAANQVEGAYLEDGKGLSTSDVQPQGVFGKVVERVEGDSGIKDVAIDFYHRYPDDIKLFAEMGFSCLRVSIAWTRIFPNGDEQQPNEAGLAFYDKLFDELAVHNITPLVTLSHYEMPWGLVKQYGGWGNRQTIDFFERYARTVFARYKQKVKLWLTFNEINMSLHAPMTGVGLPEDSSKADVYQAIHHQLVASALAVKACHEIIPDAKIGNMLLGGLVYPLTCKPEDVLEALQENRAWQFFGDVQCRGAYPGYMLRFFRDNGITLEITDADREALKATVDFISFSYYMTGCVTTDEELNQQARGNILSMVPNPHLASSEWGWQIDPIGLRTLLNVLWDRYQKPLFIVENGLGAKDKPDANGVVQDDYRIRYLNDHLVQVREAIDDGVEVMGYTSWGPIDLVSASKAELSKRYGFIYVDRDDSGNGTLARSRKKSFYWYREVIATNGASLKAE, encoded by the coding sequence ATGAAAACTTTCCCGAAAACCTTTTTGTGGGGCGGCGCGGTTGCCGCAAACCAGGTAGAAGGCGCTTATCTGGAGGATGGTAAAGGCCTGTCGACCTCTGACGTACAGCCGCAAGGTGTATTTGGCAAGGTGGTCGAGCGCGTTGAGGGCGACAGCGGCATCAAAGATGTCGCAATTGATTTTTATCATCGCTACCCGGACGATATCAAACTGTTTGCCGAAATGGGCTTTAGCTGCCTGCGCGTATCGATCGCCTGGACACGTATCTTCCCGAACGGTGACGAGCAGCAGCCGAACGAGGCTGGGCTGGCATTTTACGACAAGCTGTTTGACGAGCTCGCGGTACACAACATCACGCCGCTGGTTACGCTGTCGCATTATGAAATGCCGTGGGGGCTTGTGAAGCAGTACGGCGGCTGGGGCAATCGTCAGACGATCGACTTCTTTGAGCGCTACGCGCGTACCGTCTTTGCGCGGTATAAACAGAAAGTAAAGCTGTGGCTCACCTTCAATGAAATCAATATGTCCCTGCATGCGCCGATGACCGGCGTCGGCCTGCCGGAAGACAGCAGCAAAGCGGATGTTTATCAAGCGATTCACCATCAGCTGGTGGCGAGTGCGCTGGCGGTGAAGGCCTGCCATGAGATTATCCCGGATGCCAAAATTGGCAACATGCTGCTCGGCGGCCTGGTTTATCCTCTGACCTGTAAGCCAGAAGACGTGCTGGAAGCCTTACAGGAAAACCGCGCGTGGCAGTTCTTCGGCGACGTACAGTGTCGTGGGGCGTATCCGGGCTATATGCTGCGATTCTTCCGCGATAACGGAATTACGCTTGAAATCACCGATGCCGATCGCGAAGCGCTGAAAGCCACCGTCGATTTTATCTCTTTCAGCTACTATATGACCGGCTGCGTGACCACTGACGAGGAGCTCAACCAGCAGGCGCGAGGCAATATTCTGAGCATGGTGCCGAACCCGCATCTGGCGAGTTCCGAATGGGGCTGGCAAATTGACCCCATTGGCCTGCGTACGCTGCTGAACGTGCTGTGGGATCGTTATCAGAAACCGCTGTTTATCGTTGAGAACGGTTTGGGTGCGAAGGATAAGCCAGACGCTAATGGCGTGGTGCAGGACGACTATCGCATTCGCTATCTCAACGACCATCTGGTGCAGGTGCGCGAGGCGATCGACGACGGCGTGGAAGTGATGGGCTACACCAGCTGGGGACCGATCGATCTGGTGAGCGCATCCAAAGCTGAGCTTTCTAAACGTTATGGTTTTATCTATGTCGATCGCGATGATAGCGGCAACGGTACGCTGGCGCGCAGCCGTAAGAAAAGTTTCTACTGGTATCGAGAAGTGATTGCAACCAACGGGGCATCGCTGAAAGCGGAGTGA
- the dld_2 gene encoding D-lactate dehydrogenase, with the protein MTEIRRHILGEFANLPVAGEYMHRDIYDIAERYGKDTFLMIDKLGTDKMPFFFTMKGRADAMLGKVSLFKPHFTDRFMQKLGNAFPAHLPPRMKSWRDKYEHHLLLKMAGDGINEAQTWLSEFFKTAEGDFFACTPEEGSKAFLHRFAAAGAAIRYQAVHSEEVEDILALDIALRRNDTEWFEQLPPEIDSKLVHKLYYGHFMCHVFHQDYIVKKGVDAHALKDEMLELLRVRGAQYPAEHNVGHLYEAPDTLKRFYRENDPTNSMNPGIGKTTKHKYWREAVTSDGGDSQASEQSVKPH; encoded by the coding sequence TTGACGGAAATCCGCCGCCATATTCTGGGTGAATTCGCGAATCTGCCGGTGGCGGGCGAATACATGCACCGTGATATTTACGATATCGCTGAGCGCTACGGCAAAGACACCTTCCTGATGATCGACAAGCTCGGCACCGATAAAATGCCGTTCTTCTTCACCATGAAAGGCCGCGCCGACGCGATGCTGGGTAAAGTCTCGCTGTTTAAACCGCATTTTACCGATCGTTTTATGCAGAAACTGGGCAACGCGTTCCCGGCGCATTTACCGCCGCGCATGAAAAGCTGGCGTGATAAATACGAACACCATCTGCTGTTGAAGATGGCGGGCGACGGGATTAATGAAGCGCAAACCTGGCTGAGTGAATTCTTCAAAACTGCCGAGGGCGATTTCTTTGCCTGTACACCGGAAGAAGGCAGCAAAGCGTTTTTACACCGCTTTGCGGCGGCGGGCGCAGCGATTCGCTATCAGGCCGTCCATTCCGAAGAGGTCGAAGACATTCTGGCGCTGGACATTGCCCTGCGTCGTAACGATACGGAATGGTTTGAACAGTTGCCGCCTGAGATCGACAGCAAGCTGGTGCATAAACTCTATTACGGTCACTTTATGTGCCACGTTTTCCATCAGGATTACATCGTCAAAAAGGGTGTCGATGCGCATGCTCTGAAAGACGAAATGCTTGAACTGTTGCGCGTTCGCGGGGCGCAGTACCCTGCTGAACACAATGTTGGTCATTTGTATGAAGCGCCGGACACGCTTAAGCGTTTTTATCGCGAGAATGATCCAACAAACAGCATGAACCCCGGCATTGGCAAAACGACAAAGCATAAATACTGGCGTGAAGCGGTTACTTCAGACGGTGGTGATTCGCAAGCCTCTGAACAATCCGTAAAGCCTCACTGA
- the pbpG gene encoding D-alanyl-D-alanine endopeptidase, whose amino-acid sequence MLKFRVSLLSLALILAAPVAVPAIAKTPALTTAAQPEIASGSAMIVDLNTNKVIYSSHPDLVRPIASITKLMTAMVVLDARLPLDEKLKVDISQTPEMKGIYSRVRLNSEISRKNMLLLALMSSENRAAASLAHHYPGGYDAFIRAMNAKAKSLGMKNTRFVEPTGLSIHNVSTARDLTQMLIASKQYPLIGQLSTTREEMATFANPAYTLPFRNTNHLVYRENWNIQLTKTGFTNAAGHCLVMRTVFNGKPVALVVMDAFGKYTHFADASRLRTWIETGKAQPVPAAALSYKKQKAAQMASASSAGEQTAQND is encoded by the coding sequence ATGCTGAAATTCCGAGTCTCATTACTTAGCCTTGCGCTGATCCTGGCGGCGCCCGTTGCCGTACCTGCGATCGCGAAAACACCTGCACTGACGACTGCCGCTCAACCGGAAATTGCTTCGGGTAGCGCGATGATTGTCGATCTGAACACCAACAAAGTGATCTATTCCAGTCACCCGGATCTGGTGCGTCCGATTGCCTCAATTACCAAATTAATGACCGCGATGGTGGTGCTGGATGCACGACTGCCGCTGGATGAGAAACTCAAGGTCGATATCAGCCAGACGCCGGAAATGAAGGGGATTTACTCTCGCGTGCGTTTGAACAGCGAAATCAGCCGTAAAAATATGCTGCTGCTGGCATTGATGTCCTCGGAAAACCGTGCGGCAGCGAGCCTGGCACATCATTATCCTGGCGGTTACGACGCGTTTATTCGCGCGATGAACGCGAAAGCGAAATCACTGGGGATGAAGAATACGCGTTTTGTGGAGCCGACGGGTCTGTCGATCCATAACGTGTCGACCGCGCGCGATCTGACCCAAATGCTGATCGCCAGCAAGCAGTATCCGCTGATCGGACAGCTCAGCACCACGCGTGAAGAGATGGCCACGTTTGCGAATCCGGCTTACACGCTGCCGTTCCGCAATACTAACCATCTGGTTTATCGGGAGAACTGGAATATTCAGTTAACCAAAACGGGCTTTACCAATGCGGCGGGTCACTGTCTGGTGATGCGTACTGTGTTCAACGGTAAACCGGTGGCGCTGGTGGTGATGGATGCCTTTGGTAAATACACCCACTTTGCCGATGCCAGCCGTCTACGGACCTGGATTGAAACCGGTAAAGCCCAGCCAGTACCGGCGGCAGCGTTGAGCTATAAAAAGCAAAAAGCTGCGCAAATGGCCTCAGCGTCATCGGCGGGTGAACAAACCGCGCAAAACGATTAA
- the bglX gene encoding beta-galactosidase, producing the protein MREYNNMKWLCSVAVAVGLALQPALAEDLFGNHPLTPEARDKFVNELLTKMTVDEKIGQLRLISVGPDNPKEAIRDMIQESQVGAIFNTVTREDIRKMQDQVMQLSRLKIPLFFAYDVVHGQRTVFPISLGLASSFNLDAVRTVGRISAYEAADDGLNMTWAPMVDVSRDPRWGRASEGFGEDTYLTATLGKTMVEAMQGKSPADRYSVMTSVKHFAAYGAVEGGKEYNTVDMSPQRLFNDYMPPYKAGLDAGSGAVMVALNSLNGTPATSDSWLLKDVLRDQWGFKGITVSDHGAIKELIKHGAASDPEDAVRVALKAGINMSMSDEYYSKYLPDLVKTGKVTMAELDDATRHVLNVKYDMGLFNDPYSHLGPKDSDPADTNAESRLHRKDAREVARESLVLLKNRLETLPLKKSGTIAVVGPLADSKRDVMGSWSAAGVADQSVTVLTGIKNALGENGKVVYAKGANVTNDKDIVTFLNQYEEAVKVDPRSAQAMIDEAVNAAKQSDVVVAVVGEAQGMAHEASSRTDINIPQSQRDLIAALKATGKPLVLVLMNGRPLTLVKEDQQADALLETWFAGTEGGNAIADVLFGDYNPSGKLPMSFPRSVGQIPVYYSHLNTGRPYNADKPNKYTSRYFDEANGPLYPFGYGLSYTTFNVSDVKMSASSMKRDGKVTASVEVTNTGKREGATVIQMYVQDVTASMSRPVKQLRGFEKVDLKPGETKTVSFPIDVDALKFWNQQMKYDAEAGKFNVFIGVDSARVNKGEFELL; encoded by the coding sequence ATGAGAGAGTACAACAACATGAAATGGCTTTGTTCTGTAGCTGTCGCAGTAGGTCTGGCGCTGCAACCCGCGCTCGCTGAAGATCTGTTTGGCAATCACCCGTTAACCCCGGAAGCACGCGATAAATTCGTCAACGAATTGCTCACGAAAATGACGGTCGATGAGAAAATCGGCCAGCTGCGTCTGATCAGCGTCGGACCGGATAACCCGAAAGAGGCGATTCGCGACATGATTCAGGAGAGTCAGGTCGGGGCGATTTTTAACACCGTGACCCGTGAAGACATCCGCAAAATGCAGGATCAGGTGATGCAGTTGAGCCGCCTGAAAATTCCTCTGTTCTTCGCTTACGATGTCGTCCACGGCCAGCGTACCGTTTTCCCTATCAGCCTCGGTTTAGCGTCCTCTTTCAATCTGGATGCAGTCAGAACCGTTGGGCGTATTTCTGCTTATGAAGCGGCGGATGATGGCCTGAACATGACCTGGGCGCCTATGGTCGACGTCTCCCGCGATCCGCGTTGGGGCCGTGCGTCAGAAGGGTTTGGTGAAGATACCTACCTCACCGCGACCCTGGGCAAAACCATGGTAGAAGCGATGCAGGGTAAAAGCCCGGCGGATCGCTACTCGGTGATGACCAGCGTTAAACACTTTGCGGCGTATGGCGCAGTCGAAGGCGGTAAAGAGTACAACACCGTGGATATGAGTCCGCAGCGTCTCTTCAACGACTACATGCCACCGTATAAAGCCGGGCTGGATGCCGGTAGCGGTGCGGTCATGGTGGCGCTGAACTCTTTGAATGGCACACCGGCGACCTCAGATTCCTGGCTACTCAAAGATGTTCTGCGCGATCAGTGGGGCTTTAAAGGCATCACCGTTTCCGATCACGGCGCGATTAAAGAGTTGATTAAGCACGGTGCGGCGTCCGACCCAGAAGACGCGGTGCGCGTGGCGCTCAAAGCCGGTATCAACATGAGCATGAGCGACGAGTATTACAGCAAATATCTGCCCGATCTGGTGAAAACCGGCAAGGTGACGATGGCAGAGCTGGATGACGCCACGCGCCATGTGCTGAATGTAAAATATGACATGGGCTTGTTTAACGATCCGTACAGCCATCTGGGACCAAAAGATTCCGATCCGGCGGATACCAACGCGGAAAGTCGTCTGCACCGCAAAGATGCCCGTGAAGTGGCGCGCGAAAGTTTGGTTCTGCTGAAAAACCGTCTCGAGACGTTGCCGCTGAAAAAATCGGGCACCATTGCGGTCGTTGGTCCTCTGGCTGACAGCAAACGCGACGTGATGGGGAGCTGGTCCGCTGCGGGCGTAGCCGATCAATCCGTTACCGTGTTGACGGGGATTAAAAACGCGCTGGGTGAAAACGGCAAAGTGGTTTATGCCAAAGGCGCGAATGTCACCAACGATAAAGATATCGTGACGTTCCTGAATCAGTACGAAGAGGCGGTGAAAGTTGATCCGCGTTCTGCCCAGGCGATGATCGACGAAGCCGTTAACGCGGCAAAGCAGTCTGACGTGGTGGTTGCCGTCGTCGGCGAAGCGCAAGGCATGGCGCACGAAGCGTCCAGCCGCACGGATATCAACATTCCACAAAGTCAACGCGACCTGATTGCTGCGCTGAAAGCCACCGGTAAACCGCTGGTGCTGGTGCTGATGAACGGTCGTCCGCTGACGCTGGTCAAAGAAGATCAACAGGCTGACGCGCTGCTGGAAACCTGGTTTGCGGGTACTGAAGGCGGTAACGCGATTGCCGATGTGCTGTTTGGCGATTACAACCCATCGGGCAAACTGCCGATGTCCTTCCCGCGCTCGGTTGGGCAGATCCCGGTGTACTACAGCCATCTCAATACCGGCCGTCCGTATAACGCGGATAAGCCAAACAAATACACCTCACGCTACTTTGACGAAGCGAACGGCCCGCTGTATCCGTTTGGTTACGGTCTGAGCTATACCACCTTCAACGTTTCCGACGTGAAAATGTCAGCATCGTCTATGAAGCGTGACGGAAAAGTGACGGCCAGTGTGGAAGTGACCAATACCGGTAAACGTGAAGGGGCGACCGTCATCCAGATGTACGTTCAGGACGTCACCGCGTCGATGAGCCGTCCGGTGAAGCAGCTGCGCGGCTTCGAAAAAGTGGATCTGAAACCGGGCGAGACGAAAACCGTCAGCTTCCCAATTGATGTCGACGCGCTGAAGTTCTGGAATCAGCAGATGAAATATGACGCTGAGGCCGGCAAGTTTAACGTCTTTATCGGGGTTGACTCCGCTCGCGTGAATAAAGGCGAGTTCGAACTGCTGTAA
- the fabG_9 gene encoding acetoin dehydrogenase, with protein sequence MAAANRVAIVTASDSGIGKTTALMLAERGFDIGVTWHSDEDGALKTCREIEARGQRAEAIQLDLSELPQGAKAIESLIARFGRLDVLVNNAGAMTKAPFLDMAFDDWRSIFTVDVDGAFLCSQIAARQMVKQGRGGRIVNITSVHEHTPLPDASAYTAAKHALGGLTKSMAMELVQHNILVNAVAPGAIATPMNDMDDSEVEEGSMPEIPLGRPGHTKEIASMVAWLCDTDASYTTGQSFIVDGGFMIANPQFKPAE encoded by the coding sequence ATGGCAGCAGCAAATCGCGTCGCAATTGTGACCGCATCAGATTCAGGGATAGGCAAAACCACGGCGTTGATGTTGGCTGAACGTGGCTTTGACATTGGTGTGACCTGGCATTCCGATGAAGACGGGGCGCTGAAAACCTGCCGTGAAATTGAGGCACGGGGTCAGCGCGCCGAAGCTATCCAGCTGGATCTAAGCGAACTTCCGCAGGGCGCGAAGGCGATCGAATCACTCATCGCCCGGTTTGGTCGCCTGGATGTGCTGGTAAACAACGCCGGGGCAATGACCAAAGCGCCGTTTCTGGATATGGCATTTGACGACTGGCGGTCAATATTCACCGTCGATGTGGATGGGGCGTTTTTGTGCTCGCAAATTGCCGCGAGGCAGATGGTGAAGCAGGGGCGGGGCGGGCGGATCGTCAACATTACGTCCGTGCATGAACACACGCCGCTGCCTGATGCCAGCGCCTACACGGCGGCTAAACACGCGCTGGGGGGATTAACCAAATCGATGGCAATGGAACTGGTGCAGCATAACATTCTGGTCAACGCCGTCGCGCCTGGGGCGATAGCCACGCCGATGAACGACATGGATGACAGCGAAGTCGAAGAGGGATCAATGCCAGAAATCCCGCTCGGACGCCCGGGGCACACCAAAGAGATCGCCAGCATGGTGGCCTGGCTCTGCGACACCGACGCCAGCTACACCACCGGACAATCTTTTATTGTCGATGGGGGATTCATGATCGCAAACCCGCAATTTAAACCGGCAGAGTAA
- the pat gene encoding N-acetyltransferase GCN5 → MSAVEILSANEVEVRDAQPDDVHAIAAIYAWHVLNGRASFEEVPPAIDEIRQRMRDIAAEGLPWLVALYRGVVVGYCYAALYRARPAYRYTLEESIYVDASATGRGFGSALMDALIERCEQGHWRQMIAVVGDGHNNSGSIRLHKKHGFEVAGQLRSVGYKKGNWRDTLIMQRPLNDGDWTLPE, encoded by the coding sequence ATGTCGGCCGTTGAGATCTTATCTGCGAATGAAGTTGAGGTGCGCGACGCCCAGCCTGACGATGTCCACGCGATTGCCGCCATCTATGCCTGGCATGTGTTGAACGGTCGCGCCTCGTTTGAAGAAGTCCCTCCCGCTATTGATGAAATTCGCCAGCGCATGCGCGATATCGCCGCCGAGGGGTTGCCCTGGCTGGTGGCGCTTTATCGTGGTGTGGTGGTGGGTTACTGCTATGCCGCGCTGTATCGCGCTCGCCCTGCCTATCGCTATACGCTTGAAGAGTCGATCTATGTCGATGCCAGCGCCACTGGACGCGGTTTTGGCAGCGCGCTGATGGATGCCCTGATTGAACGCTGCGAACAAGGCCACTGGCGACAAATGATTGCGGTGGTGGGTGACGGGCACAACAATTCAGGCTCTATTCGTCTGCACAAAAAGCATGGCTTTGAAGTGGCCGGACAGCTCAGAAGCGTGGGCTACAAGAAAGGGAACTGGCGGGATACGCTGATCATGCAGCGTCCACTCAACGACGGTGACTGGACGCTGCCGGAATAG
- the dld_1 gene encoding D-lactate dehydrogenase has product MTSVRTQHHNAFINELSRLVGHSHLLTDPEKTARYRKGFRSGQGEALAVVFPGTLLDLWRVLAACVEADKIILMQAANTGLTEGSTPNGNDYDRDIVIISTLRLDKLHVLDKGEQVLAYPGTTLYSLEKALKPLGREPHSVIGSSCIGASVVGGICNNSGGSLVQRGPAYTEMSLYARIDENGKLTLVNHLGINLGVTPEQILSKLDDERVTDADVQHDGRHAHDHDYITRVRDIDADTPARYNADPDRLFESSGCAGKLAVFAVRLDTFPPRRNSRSFISAPTSRTC; this is encoded by the coding sequence ATGACTTCTGTTCGGACTCAACATCACAACGCATTCATTAACGAACTGTCGCGGCTGGTCGGCCACTCGCACCTGCTGACTGACCCGGAAAAAACGGCCCGTTATCGCAAAGGCTTTCGTTCCGGTCAGGGCGAGGCGCTGGCTGTGGTTTTCCCGGGTACGCTGCTCGACCTGTGGCGCGTGCTGGCGGCCTGCGTCGAAGCCGACAAAATCATTCTGATGCAGGCGGCGAATACCGGTCTGACAGAGGGCTCCACGCCAAACGGCAATGATTACGACCGCGATATTGTCATTATCAGCACTTTACGCCTGGATAAGCTGCATGTGCTGGATAAAGGTGAGCAGGTGCTGGCATACCCTGGCACCACGCTGTATTCACTGGAAAAGGCGCTTAAACCGCTCGGTCGCGAACCGCATTCTGTGATTGGTTCATCCTGTATTGGCGCATCGGTGGTCGGTGGGATCTGCAACAACTCTGGCGGTTCGCTGGTGCAGCGCGGGCCGGCTTATACCGAAATGTCGCTGTACGCGCGCATTGACGAAAACGGCAAGCTCACGCTGGTGAACCATCTGGGTATCAATCTCGGCGTCACGCCAGAACAGATCCTCAGTAAACTTGACGACGAGCGCGTCACCGACGCTGACGTTCAGCACGACGGTCGTCACGCCCACGATCATGATTACATTACCCGCGTGCGGGATATCGACGCCGATACCCCGGCGCGTTACAACGCCGATCCGGATCGTCTGTTTGAATCCTCCGGGTGTGCGGGCAAGCTGGCGGTGTTCGCCGTGCGTCTCGATACCTTCCCGCCGAGAAGAAACAGCAGGTCTTTTATATCGGCACCAACCAGCCGGACGTGTTGA
- the yohD gene encoding inner membrane protein YohD, whose product MDINNLIEQYGYVALVIGSVAEGETITLLGGVAAHQGLLRFPLVVAAVALGGMIGDQLLYLLGLRFGPALLKRFKKHQKKINRAQRLIQRHPYLFVIGTRFMYGFRIIGPLLIGASRLSPKIFLPLNIIGAIAWALIFTSLGYVGGEVIGPWLHDLDQHLKHWIWVIVIAVAVIAVRLWLKYRDKKRE is encoded by the coding sequence ATGGATATCAATAATCTAATTGAACAGTACGGATATGTTGCCCTGGTGATTGGTAGCGTGGCAGAAGGCGAAACCATTACCCTGCTTGGCGGCGTGGCGGCCCATCAGGGATTGCTGCGCTTCCCGCTGGTGGTTGCCGCTGTCGCGCTAGGCGGCATGATTGGCGATCAGTTGCTTTATCTGCTGGGATTACGCTTCGGCCCTGCGCTTTTAAAACGTTTTAAGAAACATCAAAAGAAGATTAATCGCGCGCAGCGCCTGATTCAGCGCCACCCTTATTTATTCGTTATCGGAACGCGGTTTATGTACGGGTTTCGCATCATCGGTCCGTTGCTGATTGGTGCCAGCCGACTGTCGCCGAAAATCTTCCTGCCGCTCAATATCATCGGCGCCATCGCCTGGGCGTTGATTTTCACCTCGCTGGGATACGTTGGCGGCGAAGTGATTGGCCCATGGCTGCACGATCTCGATCAGCATTTGAAACACTGGATTTGGGTGATAGTGATTGCCGTGGCGGTCATTGCGGTGCGGCTGTGGCTGAAATACCGGGACAAAAAGCGAGAGTAA
- the yohC gene encoding inner membrane protein YohC, translating into MNHVWGLFSHPNREMHVIRSENETVAHHYTHHVLLMAAVPVICAFIGTTQIGWNFGDGNIVKLSWVTGLALAVIFYGIMLAGVAIMGRVIYWMARNYPQRPSLTLCMVFAGYVATPLFMSGIVALYPLVWLCALVGTLALFYTGYLLFVGIPTFLNINKEEGLSFSGSTLAIGVLVLEALLALTVILWGYGYRLF; encoded by the coding sequence ATGAACCATGTCTGGGGCCTTTTTTCCCATCCCAATCGTGAAATGCACGTTATCAGAAGTGAGAACGAAACGGTCGCGCACCATTACACGCACCATGTCCTGCTCATGGCGGCAGTCCCGGTGATATGCGCTTTTATTGGTACCACGCAAATCGGCTGGAATTTTGGCGATGGCAACATCGTAAAACTGTCGTGGGTGACCGGCCTGGCACTTGCGGTGATCTTCTACGGCATCATGCTCGCAGGTGTGGCGATCATGGGGCGTGTCATTTACTGGATGGCGCGTAACTATCCGCAGCGCCCATCATTGACGCTGTGTATGGTTTTCGCAGGTTACGTGGCAACACCGCTGTTTATGAGCGGCATCGTGGCGCTGTATCCGCTGGTCTGGCTGTGCGCGCTTGTCGGCACTCTTGCGCTGTTTTACACCGGTTATCTGCTGTTTGTCGGTATCCCGACCTTCCTGAATATTAATAAAGAGGAAGGGTTAAGTTTCTCGGGATCGACGCTGGCTATCGGGGTGCTGGTGCTAGAGGCCTTGCTGGCGCTGACGGTGATCCTGTGGGGTTACGGCTATCGACTGTTCTAA